The following are from one region of the Arachis duranensis cultivar V14167 chromosome 10, aradu.V14167.gnm2.J7QH, whole genome shotgun sequence genome:
- the LOC107471836 gene encoding uncharacterized protein LOC107471836 isoform X1: MFLSMKFAVASHCNPSLLFHQHHHHHHQGFGDFSGGSSLRRRTSTLKLQTTLCSTYTNDNAYELSSANSHEGSKESAESKKKEESSTSNEILTKLRKYGISGILSYGLLNTAYYLTTFLIVWFYIAPAPGRMGYLAAVERFLKVMAMVWAGSQVTKLIRAGGALALAPFVDRGLSWFTAKFKFQSQGKAFMTIVGFCVGLAIILFLAITLLWA, translated from the exons ATGTTTCTTTCTATGAAGTTTGCAGTTGCATCACACTGCAATCCCAGCCTTCTTTTTCATCAacaccatcaccatcaccatcag GGTTTCGGCGATTTCAGCGGTGGCTCCTCCCTAAGAAGACGCACTAGTACCCTAAAATTACAAACAACACTTTGCTCCACTTACACCAATGACAAT GCATATGAATTGTCAAGTGCAAACAGCCATGAAG GTTCCAAAGAAAGCGCAGAGagtaagaagaaagaagagtcaTCCACAAGCAATGA GATCCTGACGAAATTGAGGAAATATGGAATTTCTGGAATCCTGTCCTATGGTCTTCTGAACACTGCATACTATCTCACGACGTTTCTTATCGTATG GTTTTACATTGCTCCAGCACCAGGAAGGATGGGTTATCTAGCTGCTGTAGAAAG ATTTCTCAAGGTGATGGCCATGGTGTGGGCTGGTAGTCAAGTTACCAAACTTATCAGAGCTGGAGG AGCATTGGCGTTGGCGCCATTTGTTGATAGAGGATTATCATGGTTTACTGCTAAATTTAAGTTTCAATCACAGGGAAAA GCCTTTATGACAATAGTGGGATTCTGTGTTGGATTGGCCATTATCTTATTTTTGGCCATCACACTGCTCTGGGCTTGA
- the LOC127743249 gene encoding ABC transporter C family member 12 isoform X3 — MEPFVWYCKPESNSVWAKAVDSAFGSYTPCSINTLPLLRLLTGISAFNLNGETGFAPFEVMALIVEALTWCSMIVLILLETKVYIRQFRWVVRFGVIYVLVGDVVLLNLLLSVKDYCSRSALFLYLSTFISQVLFGTLLFVYVPNLVPYDGHITTQDELPDNAEYELLCGEEQVFPEMHANIFSRLCFGWVTPLMRQGYRKPIKEKDVWKLDKCDQTETLTEKFQKCWMLEFQSSNPWLLRSLNNSLGKRFWWGGIYKVNILIPGFDL, encoded by the exons ATGGAACCATTTGTTTGGTACTGCAAGCCTGAATCAAACAGTGTTTGGGCCAAAGCAGTTGATAGCGCCTTTGGTTCCTATACGCCATGTTCAATCAATACTCTT CCTCTGTTGAGATTGTTGACTGGAATTTCAGCATTTAACTTGAATGGTGAAACTGGATTTGCTCCTTTTGAG GTAATGGCCTTGATAGTTGAAGCGCTTACATGGTGTTCGATGATAGTTCTCATTCTATTGGAAACCAAGGTTTATATCCGGCAATTTAGATGGGTGGTGCGGTTTGGAGTTATCTATGTTTTGGTTGGAGATGTTGTATTGCTTAACCTTCTTCTGTCAGTGAAAGATTACTGCAGTAG aTCTGCCCTGTTTCTGTACCTTAGTACTTTTATCTCCCAG GTCTTGTTTGGTACATTGCTTTTTGTTTACGTACCTAATTTGGTTCCGTATGATGGCCATATAACAACGCAAGACGAGCTTCCTGACAATGCTGAGTATGAACTACTTTGTGGAGAGGAACAAGTTTTCCCTGAGATGCATGCTAATATATTCTCTA GATTATGTTTTGGATGGGTAACTCCACTCATGCGGCAAGGTTACAGAAAACCCATCAAAGAAAAGGATGTTTGGAAGCTAGACAAGTGTGATCAGACAGAGACATTAAcagaaaa GTTTCAAAAGTGTTGGATGTTAGAATTTCAAAGCTCTAACCCGTGGCTTTTAAGATCTTTGAACAACAGCTTAGGGAAGAG GTTTTGGTGGGGAGGCATCTATAAGGTGAACATTTTGATCCCCGGTTTTGACCTTTAA
- the LOC107471915 gene encoding transcription termination factor MTERF5, chloroplastic — protein MKASSSLHPHHHFPSTKLYTSITTRVYIRTQLSFPAKVFLCQAKSGTNGSLNVRVMPPTLLAAEKEEAKAVLMLFLKKEGLSNAIAARTVNKSDPFIDHLVSVLHSKHKSRYLVGRELTTLEIRDAIVPYLESLLEEHGDSLVDVVENYPNPPVKEKPAVQVPPPTPIIDSKKLRTVSRVNAIDMTAGNLRPHIVYLIEFGMSIEQINGIIRRFPSFAYYSLEGKIKPVVEFFLELGVPKEDIPTILTKRPQLCGISLSENLKPTMKFLESLGVDKKQWAKVIYRFPALLTYSREKVEESIDFLRELGLSDDNIGKILTRCPNIVSYSVEDNLRPTANYFRSLGVDVGVLLFRCPQNFGLSIEANLKPVTQFFLEKGYTLDEIGTMISRFGALYTFSLADNLIPKWDFFITMGYPNSELVKFPQFFGYSLEERIKPRYARMKRAGVRLLLNQVLSLSSRNFEEALEKKLKKNSS, from the exons ATGAAAgcttcatcttctcttcatcCACACCACCATTTTCCTTCCACTAAACTTTACACTTCCATCACCACAAG AGTTTACATCAGGACTCAACTCTCTTTTCCTGCAAAGGTGTTCTTGTGCCAGGCAAAATCTG GCACAAATGGGTCATTAAACGTGCGAGTGATGCCTCCCACTCTGTTAGCAGCAGAAAAGGAAGAAGCCAAGGCTGTATTGATgctgtttttgaaaaaagaaggcTTGAGCAATGCCATTGCAGCGAGAACTGTCAACAAATCAGATCCTTTTATTGATCACCTTGTCTCGGTGCTTCACTCTAAACACAAATCTCGGTACCTCGTAG GGAGAGAACTTACAACACTTGAAATCAGGGATGCTATTGTCCCATACCTTGAATCTCTTCTCGAAGAGCACGGTGATAGTCTAGTTGATGTAGTCGAAAACTATCCAAATCCCCCGGTTAAGGAAAAACCAGCTGTGCAGGTTCCTCCTCCTACTCCAATAATAGACTCTAAGAAGCTTAGAACCGTGTCTCGAGTGAATGCAATAGACATGACTGCTGGCAATCTTCGCCCTCATATTGTCTATCTCATAGAGTTCGGTATGAGTATTGAGCAAATCAATGGTATTATTCGGCGATTCCCGTCTTTTGCCTACTACAGCTTGGAGGGTAAAATTAAGCCTGTAGTTGAGTTTTTTCTTGAACTTGGAGTTCCGAAAGAGGACATCCCCACCATCCTCACTAAAAGGCCTCAATTATGTGGAATCAGCCTGTCGGAAAATCTTAAACCCACCATGAAGTTCTTAGAATCCTTAGGCGTCGACAAGAAACAATGGGCGAAGGTGATATACCGCTTCCCGGCTCTTCTAACTTATAGTAGGGAGAAGGTGGAGGAGAGCATAGATTTTCTCCGAGAATTAGGCTTGTCAGATGATAACATAGGTAAGATCTTAACTCGCTGCCCCAATATTGTAAGTTATAGTGTAGAGGACAACCTACGACCCACGGCTAATTACTTCCGATCCTTGGGAGTGGATGTTGGTGTTCTTCTGTTCCGTTGTCCACAGAATTTTGGTCTTAGCATTGAGGCCAATCTGAAGCCTGTAACACAGTTTTTCTTGGAAAAGGGATACACTTTGGATGAAATTGGGACTATGATTTCAAGATTTGGTGCCTTGTACACCTTTAGCTTGGCAGACAATTTGATTCCGAAATGGGATTTCTTCATCACTATGGGTTACCCAAATTCTGAGCTTGTTAAATTCCCTCAGTTTTTCGGATACAGTTTGGAAGAAAGGATTAAACCAAGATATGCACGGATGAAGAGAGCTGGGGTGAGGTTATTGCTCAACCAGGTTCTGTCACTGTCTAGCCGGAACTTCGAAGAGGCCTTAGAaaagaaactgaaaaagaaTTCGAGTTGA
- the LOC127743249 gene encoding ABC transporter C family member 12 isoform X1 gives MEPFVWYCKPESNSVWAKAVDSAFGSYTPCSINTLVISTSNFVLMGLCFYRIWLIATNTKAQRFSLRSNWYNYVLALLASYCAIQPLLRLLTGISAFNLNGETGFAPFEVMALIVEALTWCSMIVLILLETKVYIRQFRWVVRFGVIYVLVGDVVLLNLLLSVKDYCSRSALFLYLSTFISQVLFGTLLFVYVPNLVPYDGHITTQDELPDNAEYELLCGEEQVFPEMHANIFSRLCFGWVTPLMRQGYRKPIKEKDVWKLDKCDQTETLTEKFQKCWMLEFQSSNPWLLRSLNNSLGKRFWWGGIYKVNILIPGFDL, from the exons ATGGAACCATTTGTTTGGTACTGCAAGCCTGAATCAAACAGTGTTTGGGCCAAAGCAGTTGATAGCGCCTTTGGTTCCTATACGCCATGTTCAATCAATACTCTTGTAATTTCAACCTCCAATTTCGTTCTTATGGGACTTTGCTTCTATAGAATTTGGCTTATTGCTACAAACACAAAGGCTCAGAGGTTTTCCTTGCGTTCTAATTGGTATAATTATGTTCTCGCATTGTTGGCTTCTTATTGTGCTATTCAGCCTCTGTTGAGATTGTTGACTGGAATTTCAGCATTTAACTTGAATGGTGAAACTGGATTTGCTCCTTTTGAG GTAATGGCCTTGATAGTTGAAGCGCTTACATGGTGTTCGATGATAGTTCTCATTCTATTGGAAACCAAGGTTTATATCCGGCAATTTAGATGGGTGGTGCGGTTTGGAGTTATCTATGTTTTGGTTGGAGATGTTGTATTGCTTAACCTTCTTCTGTCAGTGAAAGATTACTGCAGTAG aTCTGCCCTGTTTCTGTACCTTAGTACTTTTATCTCCCAG GTCTTGTTTGGTACATTGCTTTTTGTTTACGTACCTAATTTGGTTCCGTATGATGGCCATATAACAACGCAAGACGAGCTTCCTGACAATGCTGAGTATGAACTACTTTGTGGAGAGGAACAAGTTTTCCCTGAGATGCATGCTAATATATTCTCTA GATTATGTTTTGGATGGGTAACTCCACTCATGCGGCAAGGTTACAGAAAACCCATCAAAGAAAAGGATGTTTGGAAGCTAGACAAGTGTGATCAGACAGAGACATTAAcagaaaa GTTTCAAAAGTGTTGGATGTTAGAATTTCAAAGCTCTAACCCGTGGCTTTTAAGATCTTTGAACAACAGCTTAGGGAAGAG GTTTTGGTGGGGAGGCATCTATAAGGTGAACATTTTGATCCCCGGTTTTGACCTTTAA
- the LOC107471836 gene encoding uncharacterized protein LOC107471836 isoform X2 — protein sequence MFLSMKFAVASHCNPSLLFHQHHHHHHQGFGDFSGGSSLRRRTSTLKLQTTLCSTYTNDNAYELSSANSHEESAESKKKEESSTSNEILTKLRKYGISGILSYGLLNTAYYLTTFLIVWFYIAPAPGRMGYLAAVERFLKVMAMVWAGSQVTKLIRAGGALALAPFVDRGLSWFTAKFKFQSQGKAFMTIVGFCVGLAIILFLAITLLWA from the exons ATGTTTCTTTCTATGAAGTTTGCAGTTGCATCACACTGCAATCCCAGCCTTCTTTTTCATCAacaccatcaccatcaccatcag GGTTTCGGCGATTTCAGCGGTGGCTCCTCCCTAAGAAGACGCACTAGTACCCTAAAATTACAAACAACACTTTGCTCCACTTACACCAATGACAAT GCATATGAATTGTCAAGTGCAAACAGCCATGAAG AAAGCGCAGAGagtaagaagaaagaagagtcaTCCACAAGCAATGA GATCCTGACGAAATTGAGGAAATATGGAATTTCTGGAATCCTGTCCTATGGTCTTCTGAACACTGCATACTATCTCACGACGTTTCTTATCGTATG GTTTTACATTGCTCCAGCACCAGGAAGGATGGGTTATCTAGCTGCTGTAGAAAG ATTTCTCAAGGTGATGGCCATGGTGTGGGCTGGTAGTCAAGTTACCAAACTTATCAGAGCTGGAGG AGCATTGGCGTTGGCGCCATTTGTTGATAGAGGATTATCATGGTTTACTGCTAAATTTAAGTTTCAATCACAGGGAAAA GCCTTTATGACAATAGTGGGATTCTGTGTTGGATTGGCCATTATCTTATTTTTGGCCATCACACTGCTCTGGGCTTGA
- the LOC127743249 gene encoding ABC transporter C family member 12 isoform X2 yields the protein MEPFVWYCKPESNSVWAKAVDSAFGSYTPCSINTLVISTSNFVLMGLCFYRIWLIATNTKAQRFSLRSNWYNYVLALLASYCAIQPLLRLLTGISAFNLNGETGFAPFEVMALIVEALTWCSMIVLILLETKVYIRQFRWVVRFGVIYVLVGDVVLLNLLLSVKDYCSRSALFLYLSTFISQVLFGTLLFVYVPNLVPYDGHITTQDELPDNAEYELLCGEEQVFPEMHANIFSRLCFGWVTPLMRQGYRKPIKEKDVWKLDKFQKCWMLEFQSSNPWLLRSLNNSLGKRFWWGGIYKVNILIPGFDL from the exons ATGGAACCATTTGTTTGGTACTGCAAGCCTGAATCAAACAGTGTTTGGGCCAAAGCAGTTGATAGCGCCTTTGGTTCCTATACGCCATGTTCAATCAATACTCTTGTAATTTCAACCTCCAATTTCGTTCTTATGGGACTTTGCTTCTATAGAATTTGGCTTATTGCTACAAACACAAAGGCTCAGAGGTTTTCCTTGCGTTCTAATTGGTATAATTATGTTCTCGCATTGTTGGCTTCTTATTGTGCTATTCAGCCTCTGTTGAGATTGTTGACTGGAATTTCAGCATTTAACTTGAATGGTGAAACTGGATTTGCTCCTTTTGAG GTAATGGCCTTGATAGTTGAAGCGCTTACATGGTGTTCGATGATAGTTCTCATTCTATTGGAAACCAAGGTTTATATCCGGCAATTTAGATGGGTGGTGCGGTTTGGAGTTATCTATGTTTTGGTTGGAGATGTTGTATTGCTTAACCTTCTTCTGTCAGTGAAAGATTACTGCAGTAG aTCTGCCCTGTTTCTGTACCTTAGTACTTTTATCTCCCAG GTCTTGTTTGGTACATTGCTTTTTGTTTACGTACCTAATTTGGTTCCGTATGATGGCCATATAACAACGCAAGACGAGCTTCCTGACAATGCTGAGTATGAACTACTTTGTGGAGAGGAACAAGTTTTCCCTGAGATGCATGCTAATATATTCTCTA GATTATGTTTTGGATGGGTAACTCCACTCATGCGGCAAGGTTACAGAAAACCCATCAAAGAAAAGGATGTTTGGAAGCTAGACAA GTTTCAAAAGTGTTGGATGTTAGAATTTCAAAGCTCTAACCCGTGGCTTTTAAGATCTTTGAACAACAGCTTAGGGAAGAG GTTTTGGTGGGGAGGCATCTATAAGGTGAACATTTTGATCCCCGGTTTTGACCTTTAA
- the LOC107472013 gene encoding cytochrome c1-2, heme protein, mitochondrial: protein MAGGVIQQLLRRKLQSHSPNALSMSSILTKKDGDGSTGSSSLRALALIGASVTGVLGFATTASTDEAEHGLACPSYPWPHQGILSSYDHASIRRGHQVYTQVCASCHSMSLISYRDLVGVAYTEEEVKAMAAEIEVVDGPNDEGEMFTRPGKLSDRFPQPYANEAAARFANGGAYPPDLSLITKARHNGQNYVFALLTGYRDPPAGVSIREGLHYNPYFPGGAIAMPKMLNDGAVEYEDGTPATESQMGKDVVSFLSWAAEPEMEERKLMGFKWIFVLTLALLQAGYYRRLRWSVLKSRKLVLDVVN from the exons ATGGCTGGAGGTGTTATTCAGCAGTTATTGAGGAGGAAACTCCAATCTCATTCTCCT AATGCTTTATCTATGTCATCCATTCTCACAAAGAAAGATGGGGATGGTTCGACTGGCAGCAGCTCGTTAAGAGCACTTGCGTTAATTGGGGCTAGTGTCActggggttttgggttttgcgACAACAGCATCAACTGATGAAGCTGAGCATGGCCTCGCATGCCCAAGCTATCCATGGCCACACCAGGGCATCCTCAGTTCATATGATCATGCTTC GATTCGTCGTGGTCATCAAGTCTATACACAAGTCTGTGCGTCCTGCCATTCTATGTCTTTGATATCATACCGCGATTTGGTTGGCGTTGCTTATACAGAAGAAGAAGTAAAGGCTATGGCAGCTGAGATTGAAGTGGTTGACGGCCCTAATGATGAGGGTGAGATGTTCACACGCCCTGGTAAACTCAGTGATCGCTTTCCTCAGCCATATGCAAATGAAGCAGCTGCTAGGTTTGCTAATGGAGGAGCCTATCCTCCTGATCTAAGTCTTATTACCAAA GCTCGTCACAATGGCCAGAATTATGTGTTTGCCCTTCTAACTGGTTATCGCGATCCCCCTGCTGGTGTTTCG ATTAGAGAGGGTCTCCATTATAATCCTTATTTCCCTGGCGGAGCCATTGCCATGCCTAAAATGCTTAATGATGGTGCTGTTGAATATGAAGATGGAACTCCCGCCACTGAATCTCAG ATGGGAAAAGATGTTGTGTCATTCTTATCTTGGGCTGCCGAACCGGAGATGGAAGAGAGAAAACTG ATGGGATTCAAATGGATCTTTGTTCTAACATTGGCATTGCTTCAAGCTGGGTACTATCGTCGCCTTAGGTGGTCTGTTCTAAAGTCTCGGAAGCTGGTTCTTGATGTTGTCAATTAG